A genomic segment from Spongiibacter sp. IMCC21906 encodes:
- a CDS encoding cytochrome P450 → MNSETLKSVEPVVPEDIARIVVSGKSYAHDDVIYPAFKWLRGNMPLGKAYLDEYDPIWLVTKYDDVMEISRDADTYKNGIHNVLLQTRESDEFTRKMMNGKIRSLNSLAFMDAHEHKTYRDITAKWFMPNLIKRYEQRIREIAKESVDEFFALGGECDFVKDFALYYPLRVIMDLIGIPREDEAIMLKLTQELFAGEDPDERREGVDLGPDAVARAWHATMMEFYDYFRGLSAERQKNPKDDLISLIANHRVDGERIDEAHEFDYYIAVATAGHDTTSTAASGGVLGLIQYPEQFDLLKSDIGLVDKFVTESIRWTTPIKHFMRTASRDVELRGQLIHKNDRLMLCYPSANRDPDRFTDPDAFVIDRRPNQHLAFGNGLHMCLGQHLARLDMRILFQELIPRLNSIELTGTPKFIEATFTSGLKTMPVRYTGG, encoded by the coding sequence ATGAACAGTGAAACTTTAAAGAGCGTTGAGCCTGTTGTTCCGGAGGACATTGCCAGGATTGTGGTTTCGGGTAAATCTTATGCTCACGATGATGTGATTTATCCAGCTTTTAAATGGTTGCGGGGTAATATGCCTTTGGGGAAAGCTTACCTAGACGAGTATGACCCTATTTGGCTGGTAACCAAGTACGATGATGTGATGGAGATTTCCCGGGATGCAGATACCTATAAAAATGGTATTCACAATGTTTTGCTGCAAACCCGAGAGAGTGATGAATTTACGCGAAAAATGATGAATGGGAAGATCCGTAGCCTGAATTCGCTGGCTTTTATGGATGCCCATGAGCATAAAACCTACCGCGATATTACGGCGAAATGGTTTATGCCTAACCTGATAAAGCGTTATGAACAGCGTATTCGTGAAATAGCCAAAGAATCTGTCGATGAGTTTTTTGCGCTTGGTGGCGAGTGCGACTTTGTTAAAGACTTTGCGCTTTATTATCCGCTCCGCGTCATTATGGATTTGATCGGCATTCCCCGTGAAGACGAAGCTATCATGCTGAAGCTGACGCAAGAGTTGTTTGCGGGGGAAGATCCTGATGAGCGCCGTGAGGGGGTGGATCTTGGCCCTGACGCAGTGGCCCGTGCCTGGCATGCGACGATGATGGAGTTTTATGATTATTTTCGGGGGCTCAGTGCTGAGCGACAAAAGAACCCTAAAGATGATCTTATTTCATTGATTGCCAATCATCGGGTTGATGGTGAGCGAATTGATGAGGCCCATGAGTTTGATTACTACATCGCGGTTGCAACAGCGGGGCATGATACGACTTCTACTGCAGCTTCGGGTGGGGTGTTAGGTTTGATTCAATATCCTGAGCAGTTTGATTTGTTGAAATCAGATATTGGTTTGGTCGACAAGTTTGTGACCGAGTCGATTCGCTGGACAACGCCAATAAAGCATTTTATGAGGACGGCGTCGCGGGATGTAGAGCTGCGTGGGCAGTTAATCCACAAGAATGACCGCTTAATGCTTTGCTACCCTTCGGCTAACCGGGACCCTGATCGGTTTACTGATCCGGATGCATTTGTTATTGACCGTCGACCTAACCAACATTTGGCCTTTGGCAATGGCTTGCATATGTGCTTGGGGCAGCACCTTGCTCGCCTGGATATGCGGATACTGTTCCAGGAGTTAATCCCTAGGTTGAATTCCATCGAGTTAACGGGCACCCCCAAGTTTATAGAAGCAACATTTACCAGCGGTTTAAAAACAATGCCGGTGCGCTATACGGGAGGGTAA
- a CDS encoding aldehyde dehydrogenase encodes MNTKISHAEVPLAHPDCLFIDGAWVKPLSGKMFDIKSPATEALYMQVAEASEDDINLAVTAARNAFDSGPWSQMTHAKRASYLRAMADELAKRSDDVANIWPNEMGIVHAVAGAFSATIPDVYRYYADLSESFPFEEAFPNPPGGGEIALLVKEPVGVVGTIIPWNAPINIMAYTIAPALLAGCTVVLKSSPEAPGGGYIMAEIAEAIGLPAGVLNVVTADREASERLVRHPGVDKISFTGSNVAGRKIGAICADRIARCTLELGGKSAAVILDDYDLKEAAEAIGSFSCFLSGQVCSSLTRVIVTKDRHDEFVAALTAVYANIKIGDPFDPETQLGPLVSERQLARVEEYIEIAKNEGATLAFGGERPADLDQGFYIQPTLFSNVGNDFRIAREEVFGPVLCVIPAENEEHAIELANDTVFGLNNSVFTNNIDRAYAVARQLRSGTVGHNVFRSDMMIGFGGFKQSGIGRQGGVAGLAAYLENKTVILNDIPSHVV; translated from the coding sequence ATGAATACGAAAATATCTCATGCAGAAGTGCCACTTGCGCATCCAGATTGCCTTTTTATAGACGGAGCTTGGGTTAAGCCTCTGTCAGGTAAAATGTTTGATATTAAGTCACCGGCTACTGAAGCGCTTTATATGCAAGTTGCAGAAGCATCAGAAGACGATATTAACTTGGCCGTTACCGCCGCTCGCAATGCCTTTGATAGCGGGCCGTGGTCGCAAATGACGCATGCCAAGCGTGCATCTTATCTCCGAGCAATGGCTGATGAATTGGCTAAGCGATCTGATGACGTTGCCAATATTTGGCCAAATGAAATGGGTATTGTTCATGCGGTTGCCGGTGCTTTTTCAGCGACGATTCCCGATGTCTACCGTTATTACGCGGATTTAAGTGAGAGCTTTCCCTTTGAAGAGGCGTTTCCTAATCCTCCGGGCGGGGGGGAAATTGCACTATTGGTAAAAGAGCCGGTTGGTGTAGTCGGTACTATTATTCCTTGGAATGCGCCGATTAATATTATGGCGTATACCATTGCCCCCGCATTATTGGCGGGGTGCACTGTGGTTCTTAAGTCCTCTCCAGAGGCGCCCGGAGGTGGCTATATCATGGCGGAGATTGCCGAGGCGATTGGTCTACCCGCTGGCGTACTTAATGTGGTGACTGCTGACCGGGAAGCATCGGAGCGGCTGGTGCGCCACCCTGGCGTTGATAAAATCAGTTTTACGGGCTCAAATGTTGCGGGCAGAAAAATTGGCGCCATTTGTGCGGATCGCATAGCTCGATGCACTCTAGAGCTGGGCGGAAAATCTGCGGCGGTGATTCTCGACGACTACGATTTAAAGGAAGCGGCAGAAGCTATTGGAAGCTTTTCTTGTTTTTTGAGTGGTCAGGTTTGCTCATCGCTAACCCGGGTTATTGTGACTAAAGATAGACATGATGAATTTGTGGCGGCGCTAACGGCGGTTTATGCCAATATAAAAATAGGTGACCCCTTTGATCCAGAAACGCAGTTAGGGCCTTTGGTTTCCGAACGCCAGCTTGCCCGAGTTGAAGAGTATATTGAAATAGCAAAAAATGAAGGTGCGACTCTTGCGTTTGGTGGCGAGCGTCCAGCCGATCTTGATCAAGGTTTTTATATTCAGCCAACGCTGTTCTCTAATGTGGGCAATGATTTTCGGATTGCAAGAGAAGAGGTCTTTGGCCCTGTTCTCTGCGTAATACCTGCCGAGAATGAGGAGCATGCCATCGAATTGGCCAACGATACCGTATTTGGATTAAACAATTCGGTGTTTACCAATAATATTGATCGCGCTTACGCGGTTGCTCGGCAATTACGGTCTGGAACGGTTGGTCACAATGTTTTTCGCAGTGACATGATGATTGGGTTTGGTGGGTTTAAACAGTCGGGTATTGGCAGGCAAGGTGGGGTAGCTGGACTTGCTGCCTATTTGGAAAATAAAACCGTTATCTTGAATGATATTCCGTCGCACGTCGTATAA
- a CDS encoding EthD domain-containing protein: MFSLIVCIKRKQGWSAVKFSEYWRDIHADLIRKNTEFSRYLVDYKQYHQESDIEGSVKTFGDVIRDFDGIAVLTFLSREHWQLAIQERQYIDNIRPDEFHFIDIKRCRTFFMNAVNALSINDGD; this comes from the coding sequence ATGTTTTCATTGATTGTCTGTATTAAGCGTAAGCAAGGGTGGTCGGCTGTAAAATTTTCTGAATATTGGCGTGATATTCATGCCGATTTAATTAGAAAAAATACGGAATTTTCACGCTATCTTGTTGACTACAAACAATACCATCAAGAGTCTGATATTGAGGGTAGTGTTAAAACTTTTGGCGATGTTATTCGTGATTTTGACGGTATCGCAGTGCTCACTTTTTTATCACGAGAGCATTGGCAGTTGGCTATTCAAGAGCGACAGTACATAGATAATATTCGCCCCGATGAATTTCATTTTATTGATATTAAACGCTGTAGAACATTTTTCATGAACGCGGTAAATGCCTTGTCGATAAATGATGGCGACTAG
- a CDS encoding TonB-dependent receptor, protein MKINYEYYSSNSISKGLVQEVSVSAKFQRHKPKLGYGGCLLMAAAALSAHSANAAEPEKKLVLEEIVVTAQKREESAMDTPLSLTALNSQSMEDRQVDSLEDINLVAPGVRSGMTNGVNRLFIRGIGLQSFASGSDASAGFYVDGVFVGRPSFQITSFFDVDRLEVVRGPQGTLYGRNATAGAVNLLTQRPTEEFSGYVDITAGNYKLLSTTGAVSGPLNTEGSVRGRLAFNTLNRDGYGTDLAQNHPVNDANQRSFRGTLEFFPSDDLDVTLIAEHHLENDNNYYTMSFGAYPGYTLEGVSDTGDIPAGIEESNSFDAATDLRGNTNTREASALTALVNYDINDMFSFSSITGWRKGSRVNDTNSDNTSAGLINTYYHEDNEQFSQEFQLNYEAADLSVVAGLYYYEEDITNYVLVPFVQFDEPGEPPVEYIQDGTMDISAIAAFTQATYSVTDKFRATLGLRYSRETREHVGQFTGLFVPVYNTDADKTWSSVTPKVGFEYDVTPDTLLYASWTEGFKSGTYNVGQNNSSESNPDGVVNPEEVQAYEVGFKSRLMDGRVELSGAGFWYDYTDLQVNKIIGIATLTVNAGEAENKGIELATRAQLTERIALDANLTWIDATFTDFSSTNPLFPDEGEQDLTGNQLPGAPEYAAGIGLSYTVPMDSGALVTARLDASYSDNIYFSEFNDKAISQESVTKINTLVRYESAGGDYSVTLWGKNITDEYIASNITLGVGLSGFPRYGAVEPPRTFGVTLGMKF, encoded by the coding sequence ATGAAAATCAATTATGAGTACTATTCCAGCAACAGTATTTCCAAGGGATTGGTTCAAGAAGTTTCTGTGTCAGCGAAGTTTCAGCGTCATAAACCCAAGCTTGGATACGGTGGATGCTTGCTTATGGCTGCAGCGGCATTATCTGCACATAGCGCCAATGCCGCTGAACCTGAGAAGAAACTTGTTTTAGAAGAAATAGTCGTTACTGCACAGAAGCGAGAAGAAAGTGCAATGGACACGCCGCTGTCATTAACAGCGCTTAATTCCCAGTCTATGGAGGATCGACAGGTTGATTCTCTTGAGGATATTAATCTAGTGGCTCCCGGTGTGAGGAGCGGTATGACCAACGGTGTGAATCGGCTATTTATTCGTGGTATTGGTCTGCAATCCTTTGCGTCGGGAAGTGATGCCAGCGCCGGGTTTTATGTTGATGGTGTGTTTGTAGGGCGTCCAAGCTTTCAAATTACCTCTTTCTTTGATGTCGACCGCCTTGAGGTGGTGCGAGGTCCTCAAGGTACACTTTATGGGCGAAATGCCACGGCTGGGGCTGTGAATTTGTTAACTCAGCGTCCGACTGAAGAGTTCAGTGGCTATGTGGATATTACGGCAGGTAACTATAAGTTGTTAAGTACCACGGGCGCTGTCTCTGGTCCTCTCAACACTGAAGGTAGCGTTCGTGGACGTTTGGCCTTCAATACCTTGAACCGTGATGGTTACGGTACTGACCTTGCACAAAATCATCCTGTGAATGACGCCAATCAACGTTCGTTTCGCGGAACATTAGAGTTTTTCCCCTCCGATGATCTGGATGTTACTTTAATAGCTGAGCATCACCTTGAAAATGACAATAACTATTACACCATGTCATTTGGGGCCTACCCCGGCTATACCTTGGAGGGGGTCTCTGATACCGGCGATATTCCTGCGGGCATTGAAGAAAGTAACAGTTTTGACGCGGCTACGGACTTACGTGGTAATACCAACACACGAGAGGCATCTGCTCTGACGGCGTTGGTGAATTATGATATCAACGATATGTTTTCATTTAGCTCTATTACCGGTTGGCGAAAAGGCAGTCGTGTCAATGACACCAACTCTGACAATACTTCTGCGGGTTTGATTAACACTTATTACCATGAAGATAATGAGCAATTTAGCCAAGAGTTTCAGCTGAACTACGAAGCTGCAGATTTGAGTGTAGTGGCGGGTTTGTATTATTACGAAGAAGACATTACTAACTACGTATTGGTGCCTTTTGTGCAGTTTGATGAGCCAGGGGAGCCACCTGTTGAGTATATTCAAGATGGAACAATGGATATATCTGCAATAGCGGCATTTACCCAGGCAACGTATTCTGTAACGGATAAATTTAGAGCGACTTTAGGGTTGAGGTATAGCCGTGAAACCAGAGAGCATGTGGGCCAGTTTACGGGGCTGTTTGTTCCTGTTTACAACACCGATGCAGATAAAACCTGGTCTTCTGTAACGCCAAAAGTCGGATTTGAATACGATGTGACACCCGATACCTTGCTATATGCTTCTTGGACTGAAGGCTTTAAAAGCGGTACCTATAATGTAGGTCAAAATAATTCTTCAGAAAGTAATCCAGATGGTGTTGTCAATCCGGAAGAAGTGCAAGCCTATGAAGTAGGGTTTAAATCCCGTCTCATGGATGGCCGTGTGGAGTTATCTGGTGCAGGTTTTTGGTATGACTACACTGACCTTCAAGTTAACAAAATCATAGGAATTGCGACGCTGACAGTGAATGCGGGTGAAGCAGAAAACAAAGGTATTGAATTGGCTACCCGGGCTCAGCTTACAGAGCGTATTGCCTTGGATGCTAACCTCACATGGATTGATGCAACGTTTACAGACTTTAGTTCTACTAACCCATTATTTCCGGATGAAGGAGAGCAAGATTTAACGGGCAACCAGTTGCCTGGCGCACCGGAGTATGCTGCTGGCATAGGTCTCTCTTATACGGTTCCAATGGATAGTGGCGCTTTAGTTACCGCACGATTGGATGCATCTTACAGCGACAACATTTACTTCTCTGAGTTTAATGACAAGGCAATTTCGCAAGAGAGTGTGACCAAAATAAATACCCTTGTTCGCTATGAAAGTGCTGGTGGTGATTATTCCGTTACGTTGTGGGGTAAAAATATTACCGATGAGTATATTGCCAGCAATATCACCTTGGGTGTTGGCTTGTCGGGTTTCCCGAGATACGGTGCGGTTGAGCCGCCAAGAACATTTGGTGTAACACTGGGTATGAAGTTTTAA
- a CDS encoding nuclear transport factor 2 family protein encodes MNKNHDSTTTTIHTRNPVALQNIEIIKEFFSLYLKDKARFYTLWVDDIPSVLTPFVSDDVAVCKIGVHSGWDAVKAFWDPIFDEMTGSFEWTIDDFIVGEDPNTIVTKAQSAIDVQTGDTWGNKHLRYNGRYVQIFRFRDGKVESFEEYYDTALLNAQYS; translated from the coding sequence ATGAATAAAAACCACGACTCAACCACCACAACAATCCACACCCGCAATCCAGTCGCGCTGCAAAACATTGAAATCATTAAGGAATTCTTTTCACTTTACTTAAAAGACAAGGCTCGGTTTTACACGCTCTGGGTAGACGACATCCCTAGCGTTCTGACACCTTTTGTGAGTGATGATGTTGCGGTGTGTAAAATTGGTGTCCACTCCGGCTGGGACGCTGTCAAAGCCTTCTGGGACCCAATATTTGATGAAATGACGGGTTCTTTTGAGTGGACAATTGATGACTTTATTGTCGGGGAAGACCCCAATACGATTGTCACTAAAGCCCAGAGTGCAATTGATGTGCAAACTGGCGACACATGGGGAAACAAGCACCTTCGATACAATGGTCGCTATGTGCAAATATTTCGCTTTAGAGACGGTAAAGTAGAATCATTTGAAGAATACTATGACACCGCATTGCTCAACGCTCAATATTCATAA